One window of the Trifolium pratense cultivar HEN17-A07 linkage group LG2, ARS_RC_1.1, whole genome shotgun sequence genome contains the following:
- the LOC123906448 gene encoding uncharacterized protein LOC123906448 yields MAAARTNAQIAQVLATLTTLVARDNDPGRDSEKRLERFMSHKPTLFTGGYNSEGAIKWMDEVEIIFEAMGCTEENKTILGTYVLREEANIWWKNVKLRIGVEGVAIGWEVFKREFLKNYFPADVKNKKVIEFMELKQGNLSVAEYSAKFEALCVFSPHYNTVEAEEDKFVKFESGLRPDVKKLIGFSEIRDFPTLKTKARICDEDRKAKSSYYKALNDKRKGQDHAKPYDNKGNSSGKRKQGNGQCYKCGERGHKSYDCPRKGNKCFSCGKIGHKADACREKVFCFNCGEEGHKSPVCRKPWVAR; encoded by the coding sequence atggctgctgcaaggaccaacgctcagatcGCACAGGTTTTAGCTACATTGACTACTTTAGTGGCAAGGGATAATGATCCtggaagggatagtgagaagagattggaaaggtttatgtcacATAAACCAACTTTGTTTACCGGAGGGTACAATTCGGAGGGAGCTATTAAGTGGATGGATGAAGTGGAAATTATCTTTGAAGCTATGGGATGTACCGAAGAGAACAAGACCATCTTGGGGACGTATGTGCTCAGGGAGGAAGCAAACATTTGGTGGAAGAATGTGAAGCTGAGAATAGGAGTGGAAGGTGTTGCTATTGGATGGGAGGTATTCAAACGGGAGtttttgaagaattattttccagctgatgtgaagaacaagaaggTAATTGAGTTTATGGAGCTCAAGCAGGGAAACTTGTCGGTCGCTGAATATTCAGCCAAGTTTGAGGCATTGTGCGTGTTTAGTCCgcactacaacacggtggaagccgaagaaGATAAGTTTGTCAAATTTGAAAGTGGGTTGCGTCCTGACGTCAAGAAACTCATTGGATTTTCAGAAATCCGGGATTTTCCAACTCTGAAGACTAAGGCTAGAATTTGTGATGAGGACAGAAAGGCTAAGTCAAGCTATTACAAGGCTTTGAACGACAAGAGAAAAGGACAGGACCATGCGAAGCCTTATGACAACAAGGGTAACAGTAGTGGAAAGAGGAAGCAAGGTAACGGGCAATGTTACAAGTGTGGAGAGAGGGGTCATaagtcttatgattgcccgaggaaagGCAACAAGTGCTTTAGTTGTGGAAAGATCGGGCACAAGGCAGATGCTTGTCGTGAGAAGgtattttgtttcaattgtggcgaggaaggtcacaagagtcctgTATGCCGGAAGCCGTGGGTGGCCAGATGA
- the LOC123905323 gene encoding uncharacterized protein LOC123905323, translating into MTSNNFYGEISINRPPPFNGEWYGYWKEKMKIFLQGIDLDIWDAVENGPFIPTRLVNNVVVNKPRNLWTKKEKEKVQYNLKAKTIISIALSMDEFYRVSNCSTAKEMWDTLQVTHEGTPEVKRARMNTLTRDYELFRMKSEENIKDMQTRFIHIVNHLRALGKTFNNEDLINKVLGCLNRSWQPKVTAISESRDLASMDLATLFGKLQEHEMQLNRLIENEEGEKKKKGHALAATTKNSDFEGGDSSDEDDVNMALMFQNFKKFMRHQAKPKQFRNSQKKSDEGTSFNPTCYKCGKKGHIKSECLLYQKKHEKLDRRPQIESKGRRAYISMDDNDTDSSDKPDNEEANLCLMVNQEEEVNSFESEPNFTYDELLFICEELNKESSKFKKIVSTSKKTISTLESKIEVLNKEIDILKEKQVFVSNVSTYTPCENNKENIECNECNILKDKVEDLNNVLAKFTMGRDKLDIILGNQKASYNKVGLGYQPKRHTLPFKRNFSSNKTSSKPFVKCFYCNKNGHTSSICNLRKNQYLNNRWEGISNGTLPKANSKGPKMIWVPKAKN; encoded by the coding sequence ATGActtcaaacaatttttatggGGAAATTTCCATAAATAGACCACCACCCTTCAATGGTGAATGGTATggttattggaaagaaaaaatgaaaatttttctTCAAGGTATAGACCTTGATATATGGGATGCCGTGGAAAATGGTCCTTTTATTCCCACTCGTTTAGTTAATAATGTAGTGGTGAATAAACCAAGAAATCTTTGgaccaaaaaggaaaaagaaaaggtacAATACAATTTGAAGGCTAAAACAATCATAAGTATTGCTTTAAGCATGGATGAGTTTTACCGAGTTTCAAATTGTAGTACCGCCAAGGAAATGTGGGACACCCTTCAAGTGACCCATGAGGGAACTCCCGAGGTCAAGAGGGCAAGAATGAACACATTAACTCGTGACTATGAACTATTTAGGATGAAATcggaagaaaatataaaagatatgcaAACACGATTCATCCACATAGTTAATCATCTCCGAGCACTTGGAAAAACTTTCAATAATGAGGATTTAATTAACAAAGTTCTTGGATGTCTAAATCGGAGTTGGCAACCCAAAGTGACTGCCATTTCAGAATCTAGAGATTTAGCATCTATGGACTTGGCTACTCTTTTTGGAAAACTGCAGGAACACGAGATGCAACTAAATCGACTCATAGAAAATGAAgaaggagaaaagaaaaagaaagggcaTGCTTTAGCCGCAACTACCAAAAATAGTGACTTTGAAGGTGGTGACAGTTCTGATGAAGATGACGTGAACATGGCtttaatgtttcaaaatttcaaaaagttcATGCGACACCAAGCTAAACCAAAACAATTTCGAAATTCTCAAAAGAAAAGTGATGAAGGAACCTCTTTCAATCCAACATGCTATAAGTGTGGTAAGAAAGGTCATATAAAATCTGAGTGTCTGCTATATCAAAAGAAACATGAGAAATTAGATAGAAGACCACAAATAGAATCTAAAGGGAGAAGGGCTTACATTTCAATGGACGATAACGACACGGATTCATCCGACAAACCAGATAATGAGGAAGCAAATCTATGTCTCATGGTTAATCAAGAAGAAGAGGTAAATTCATTTGAATCTGAGCCCAACTTTACTTATGATGAGTTGCTTTTTATTTGTGAAGAATTAAACAAAGAGTCtagtaaatttaaaaaaattgtttctacttCTAAGAAAACTATTTCCACTCTTGAATCAAAAATTGaagttttaaataaggaaataGATATTCTTAAAGAGAAACAAGTTTTTGTAAGTAATGTCTCTACTTACACCCCTTgtgaaaacaacaaagaaaatattgaatgtAATGAATGCAATATATTGAAAGATAAAGTTGAAGATTTGAATAATGTTCTTGCAAAATTCACAATGGGTAGAGACAAACTAGACATCATTTTGGGCAATCAAAAGGCAAGTTATAATAAAGTCGGTTTGGGTTATCAACCAAAAAGACACACTTTAccttttaaaagaaattttagcTCAAACAAGACTTCTAGTAAACCTTTTGTTAAATGTTTCTATTGCAACAAAAATGGTCATACTTCATCTATTTGTAATTTGAGAAAGAaccaatatttaaataataggTGGGAAGGAATCTCAAATGGCACTTTGCCTAAAGCTAACTCTAAAGGACCCAAAATGATTTGGGTACCAAAagccaaaaattga